A genomic stretch from Geothermobacter hydrogeniphilus includes:
- a CDS encoding Ig domain-containing protein: MKTRKHKKPTIVQLLLMVAFLVVGTAGFSYAAFFPLEIINIKPAGTGSPAIPATNRIFRAYPGIEYNIRAAVIGGLYPFTYSLKNAPPGMTINPATGEISWPNPQSSAGPITLTVTDSENTTVSTTWSIDVTTNGFLFVDSSYSGVETGSINQPYASIQSLINNTTSENITDIVYFRKGNYKLFGSNDEMSLNNSPHNWIGFPEETVNIYGAGHFLRSWNIGPYFDNLNFNDFSRYAIQLYGGHNYQTIRRCSFNNLVSNESININQGFIYTTKGSPSGAFFVIQDNEFKNFAGASAIGSLYSLYKALIESNYIHSPGGKGVTGINSAISPKEYIDRMSIRKNKIIMSTGWVLGHSMNSIMAYTNDIDISFNFFEMTGSSYIGSFFQRSDKPQKNVYYYRNTISGYLGFDRVDGTKCGEIGDAIIKDNIFITGSGYQGEPSYYFKSPLMYHSTLSKNNPSNCITLSNNIHGSYSDNIIDNNGDLTDNYISILGYAGWQTSLEQQPIFIAAPTNLKIVTY; this comes from the coding sequence ATGAAGACACGGAAACACAAAAAACCAACAATTGTTCAATTGCTTTTGATGGTTGCTTTTCTGGTGGTGGGGACAGCCGGATTCAGTTACGCAGCATTTTTCCCGCTTGAGATAATCAATATCAAGCCTGCCGGAACCGGCTCACCGGCGATCCCGGCAACAAACCGGATTTTCAGGGCATATCCAGGGATTGAATACAACATCAGAGCTGCCGTAATCGGTGGGCTTTATCCCTTTACCTATAGCCTGAAGAATGCTCCCCCGGGAATGACCATCAATCCAGCTACCGGCGAGATCAGCTGGCCGAACCCACAGTCTAGCGCTGGGCCAATAACCTTGACGGTGACAGATTCTGAAAATACCACCGTATCTACAACATGGTCTATTGATGTAACGACGAATGGGTTTTTGTTTGTGGACAGCTCTTATAGTGGAGTGGAAACTGGAAGCATAAATCAACCATATGCATCCATACAAAGTTTGATAAACAATACGACATCTGAAAACATAACTGATATCGTTTACTTTCGAAAAGGCAACTACAAACTATTTGGATCTAACGATGAGATGTCTCTCAATAACTCTCCACACAACTGGATTGGCTTTCCTGAAGAGACTGTCAACATCTATGGAGCAGGTCATTTTCTACGTTCTTGGAATATTGGGCCATATTTCGATAACTTGAATTTTAATGATTTTTCAAGATATGCGATCCAATTATATGGAGGCCATAATTACCAAACTATACGTCGTTGTAGTTTCAACAATCTCGTATCAAATGAATCAATAAATATAAACCAAGGATTCATTTATACTACCAAGGGAAGTCCATCAGGTGCGTTTTTTGTCATACAAGACAATGAGTTCAAGAACTTTGCTGGAGCTTCAGCTATCGGAAGCCTTTATTCACTATATAAAGCACTTATTGAAAGCAACTACATACATTCACCTGGAGGAAAGGGTGTAACAGGTATCAATAGCGCCATATCTCCAAAAGAATATATCGACAGAATGTCAATAAGAAAAAATAAAATTATAATGTCTACAGGATGGGTCCTTGGGCATTCAATGAATTCTATTATGGCTTACACAAACGATATTGATATATCTTTTAACTTTTTCGAGATGACAGGAAGCTCATACATAGGAAGTTTTTTTCAAAGATCAGACAAACCACAAAAGAACGTTTACTATTATAGAAATACAATATCGGGCTATCTAGGGTTCGACAGAGTTGATGGGACAAAATGCGGTGAAATCGGAGACGCTATAATTAAAGACAATATTTTCATAACAGGGTCCGGATACCAAGGGGAACCTTCATATTATTTCAAAAGCCCATTAATGTATCATTCAACACTGTCAAAAAATAATCCGAGTAACTGTATCACTTTATCGAACAATATTCATGGCTCTTACTCTGATAACATAATAGACAACAATGGAGATCTTACTGACAATTACATTTCTATCCTTGGTTATGCTGGATGGCAGACATCATTAGAACAACAACCCATATTTATAGCAGCACCAACAAACTTAAAAATAGTTACCTATTAA
- a CDS encoding polysaccharide deacetylase family protein: MKGVRLKPSIKRLLGSVVSTAAGRKLVNRCSPGFATVFLLHRAAGIHPGIHGHDPEGLEQILIGLKKRRFNLVPLDAVVSAARGTTTLPNQSVAFTMDDGYWDQLEVLAPVFVRHGVPLTVFLTTGLLDGELWPWDAKIHWLMMRFDRQQLEIPVGRQRICWPTGSAQERRSARRELQAIAAAISSEQLPSFLSSLEDAVGIKLPKNAPEEFQPASWDQVRSLEAEGVRFAPHTHSHRILSRLSEEGARRELLRSLDRVRSCTKQALPVMAYPVGMEAHFGSREMTLAKGLGYAAAFSVCGEYLRWKRADGVSDSRCYSIPRYALPSKISDAMWIAGGVELFKWSSVSLMSHMGELVYGHGRRTGRVGRRVFLRSQLRKLALSLGQYSRFREIDPGRIKRLVFVCRGNVCRSPYAEKVAQRLGFPAVSCGTEVLHSSPAEQMAVRAALMRGEDLSEHMSKSIFDNNFQYTDCLIVMDPSQIQVAQKVADRVNCQVSLLGMWNIQKTPEIYDPYGRSIESFNECFMFISNCIDKLVLHLNSDNGMVD, from the coding sequence ATGAAAGGTGTCCGGCTCAAGCCGTCGATAAAGCGCCTGCTGGGCAGTGTCGTGTCAACGGCCGCGGGGCGAAAGCTGGTGAATCGTTGTTCCCCGGGATTCGCCACGGTTTTTCTGCTGCATCGGGCCGCGGGAATCCATCCCGGCATTCATGGCCACGATCCGGAGGGGCTCGAACAGATCCTGATCGGCCTGAAAAAGCGCAGGTTCAACCTGGTTCCCCTGGACGCCGTCGTCTCCGCGGCGCGGGGGACGACGACCCTGCCGAATCAATCGGTGGCTTTTACCATGGATGACGGTTACTGGGATCAGCTGGAAGTCCTGGCGCCGGTCTTTGTCCGCCATGGCGTGCCCTTGACCGTCTTTTTAACAACGGGACTTCTGGACGGGGAGTTATGGCCGTGGGATGCCAAGATTCATTGGTTGATGATGCGGTTTGATCGGCAGCAACTTGAGATTCCAGTGGGGCGGCAACGGATTTGCTGGCCCACCGGATCGGCTCAGGAACGGCGTTCGGCACGCCGAGAACTGCAGGCCATCGCTGCGGCTATATCATCCGAACAATTGCCGTCTTTTCTCTCGTCCTTGGAAGACGCGGTCGGGATTAAGCTCCCGAAGAACGCGCCAGAGGAATTTCAGCCGGCAAGCTGGGATCAGGTCCGGTCGCTTGAGGCCGAAGGGGTGCGTTTTGCTCCTCACACCCATTCCCATCGAATTCTGAGCAGGCTCTCGGAGGAGGGAGCCCGCAGGGAATTGCTGCGCTCGCTGGACAGGGTCAGGTCCTGCACCAAACAAGCATTGCCGGTGATGGCCTATCCGGTCGGGATGGAGGCGCATTTTGGTTCGCGGGAGATGACGCTGGCGAAGGGGCTGGGTTATGCGGCGGCCTTCTCCGTCTGCGGGGAATACCTGCGCTGGAAGCGCGCTGATGGTGTGAGCGACAGCCGCTGTTATTCCATCCCTCGGTACGCGCTCCCGTCGAAGATTTCCGATGCGATGTGGATTGCCGGTGGTGTCGAACTGTTCAAGTGGAGTTCGGTGTCCCTGATGAGTCATATGGGGGAACTGGTGTATGGGCATGGTAGGCGGACAGGGCGTGTAGGTCGCAGGGTTTTTTTGAGAAGCCAATTGAGGAAACTGGCCTTATCCCTGGGGCAGTATTCGAGATTCAGGGAAATTGACCCGGGGCGGATAAAGAGACTGGTTTTCGTTTGTCGGGGGAATGTGTGCAGAAGTCCCTATGCTGAGAAGGTTGCGCAAAGACTTGGATTTCCGGCCGTCAGTTGTGGGACTGAGGTTCTGCATTCATCGCCGGCGGAACAAATGGCTGTTCGCGCGGCACTGATGAGGGGTGAAGATTTGTCAGAGCATATGTCGAAGAGTATTTTTGATAACAATTTTCAATACACTGATTGTCTCATCGTTATGGACCCGTCACAAATACAAGTTGCACAAAAAGTGGCAGATAGAGTTAATTGTCAAGTTTCTTTGTTGGGTATGTGGAATATTCAAAAAACACCAGAGATATACGATCCTTATGGTAGGTCGATCGAATCATTTAATGAATGCTTTATGTTTATCAGTAACTGTATAGACAAATTAGTATTACATTTAAATTCTGATAATGGAATGGTGGATTGA
- a CDS encoding phenylacetate--CoA ligase family protein: MNKNVSKYLFYYPSTVVKGEMVFKYLNEYRSFQWRDIDNIRSYQLEKLKKIIRFSRSHSGFYKKLYRNIDDDFINNLTFDSFKHLPCIDKVDLIRSGKCMSTCWKYFSGTKTTGGSTGQPVRVKKNPNALARERAATWRSYEWAGIEVGDRQARFWGVPHSVSGRAKALLTDFLTNRIRLSAFDLSEEKMALYYEMAMSFRPRYLYGYVSVLKMFTKYIEDINLPIIDSVKSIITTSEILTTKDSLYIGSVHGCNVYNEYGCGEVGSIAHTCENGNLHLMADNAYVEIFDQGNGGGEIYVTDLHNLATPLIRYRLGDYAMASNEKCSCGRGLPIIKAVCGRAYDMLTIENGKKIHPEAVIYVFEGIQKDKNVFNQFQVIQTDLSKITIKIVPADEWDDSVVDIILKELKNNISNSIDYNFEFCSAIDREASGKMRIVKGLVESD; the protein is encoded by the coding sequence ATGAATAAGAATGTTTCTAAATACTTATTTTATTATCCATCTACTGTAGTAAAGGGTGAGATGGTGTTTAAATATTTAAATGAATATCGAAGTTTTCAGTGGAGAGATATCGATAATATACGATCCTATCAACTCGAAAAGTTGAAGAAAATAATCCGCTTTTCTCGATCTCATAGCGGATTTTATAAAAAACTATATCGTAATATAGATGATGATTTTATTAATAATCTAACGTTCGATAGTTTTAAACATTTGCCGTGTATTGACAAGGTTGATTTGATTAGGTCTGGAAAATGTATGTCAACTTGTTGGAAATATTTTTCTGGAACAAAAACAACGGGTGGGTCGACAGGGCAACCAGTTCGGGTAAAAAAAAATCCAAATGCTCTTGCCCGTGAGAGGGCTGCTACTTGGCGTTCGTATGAGTGGGCAGGTATTGAAGTTGGGGATCGGCAGGCAAGATTTTGGGGGGTGCCGCATTCAGTGTCTGGCCGGGCTAAGGCTTTGTTGACTGATTTTTTGACTAATAGGATTCGTTTGTCGGCCTTCGATTTGTCAGAGGAGAAGATGGCTTTATATTATGAAATGGCAATGTCGTTTAGACCACGATATTTGTATGGTTATGTAAGTGTCTTAAAAATGTTTACAAAGTATATAGAAGATATTAATTTACCAATCATAGATAGTGTAAAATCGATTATTACAACTTCAGAAATATTGACCACTAAAGATTCCTTGTATATTGGTAGTGTGCATGGTTGTAATGTCTATAATGAATATGGTTGTGGTGAGGTTGGGTCAATAGCTCATACTTGTGAAAATGGTAATCTTCATTTGATGGCCGATAATGCATATGTCGAAATATTTGATCAGGGTAATGGTGGAGGCGAGATATATGTTACAGATCTGCATAATTTAGCTACACCATTAATTAGATATCGACTTGGTGATTATGCTATGGCATCAAATGAAAAATGCTCATGCGGCAGGGGGTTGCCAATAATAAAAGCAGTCTGCGGTCGTGCATACGATATGTTGACAATCGAAAATGGAAAAAAAATACATCCAGAAGCTGTAATTTATGTATTCGAAGGTATCCAAAAAGATAAAAATGTTTTTAATCAATTTCAAGTTATTCAAACAGATTTATCTAAAATTACAATTAAGATTGTTCCGGCAGATGAATGGGATGATTCAGTTGTAGATATAATATTGAAAGAACTGAAAAATAATATTTCCAATAGTATTGACTACAACTTTGAATTCTGTTCTGCCATTGACAGAGAAGCGTCAGGTAAAATGCGCATTGTTAAAGGCTTGGTTGAATCCGATTAA
- a CDS encoding glycosyltransferase family 1 protein, protein MMENGKKIWITWEHQRRSIVLSKEFGCKLYIYDKNYSNKALRYLSAILFTFIVVIRNRPEIIFCQNPSVVLAFQLSLLKTFFTYKLIVDRHSNFMFNLEDSFKKKIFTIVSDYSIRVADLTIVTNEFLKNNYIENKNGRGVVLQDKIPDMGKILKETDRSRKTVFFITSFSRDEPILEVLEAIDGLGSEYYFYFSGDYKKLNEDIPVKGVNYEFTGFIDEDKFCSVLDSSHAVMVFTKHEHTLTCGAYEGLAKGKPLILSNTKAIKDYFKSGSVYCDMNSASIKRGIVECFENYSELKMQVLELRLELEKSWNEKFNDIRTSIFQ, encoded by the coding sequence ATGATGGAAAATGGAAAAAAAATTTGGATAACATGGGAGCATCAACGTAGGTCTATAGTTTTGTCAAAAGAGTTTGGGTGTAAACTATATATCTATGACAAAAATTATTCAAATAAGGCTCTAAGGTATTTGTCGGCAATCTTATTCACATTTATTGTTGTTATCAGAAACAGGCCGGAAATAATATTTTGTCAGAACCCATCTGTTGTCTTGGCCTTTCAACTTTCATTATTGAAGACATTTTTTACGTATAAACTTATAGTTGATAGGCACTCAAATTTTATGTTTAATCTTGAAGATTCATTTAAAAAGAAAATTTTTACTATTGTTAGTGATTATTCAATAAGGGTTGCGGATTTGACGATCGTAACAAATGAGTTTTTGAAAAATAATTATATCGAGAATAAAAATGGAAGAGGAGTTGTTCTTCAAGATAAGATACCAGACATGGGTAAAATTTTAAAAGAAACTGACAGAAGTAGAAAAACTGTTTTTTTTATTACCTCGTTTAGTAGGGATGAGCCAATATTGGAAGTTCTTGAGGCAATTGATGGTTTAGGTAGCGAATACTATTTTTATTTTTCTGGTGATTACAAAAAGTTGAATGAAGACATCCCAGTAAAGGGTGTGAATTATGAATTTACTGGATTTATTGATGAAGATAAGTTTTGTTCGGTATTGGACTCGTCACATGCCGTTATGGTTTTTACAAAACATGAGCACACATTGACATGCGGCGCTTATGAGGGGTTAGCAAAAGGCAAGCCTCTGATTTTGTCGAATACTAAGGCTATCAAAGATTATTTCAAGTCAGGTAGTGTTTATTGTGATATGAATTCAGCATCAATAAAGAGAGGGATTGTTGAATGCTTTGAAAATTATAGTGAATTGAAGATGCAGGTGTTAGAGTTAAGATTAGAATTGGAAAAATCTTGGAATGAAAAGTTCAATGACATAAGGACATCTATTTTTCAGTAG
- a CDS encoding glycosyltransferase family 4 protein: protein MISGDLWAGAEVMACHLLRHLQNEPGIALRVVLLNRGRLADELRSAGITVDVVEENNLSFRQLVCSIHALLKAAPPHILHSHRYKENLVVFLVSRRLSGVRLVASQHGLPETPGGHSGWRHRIKSRINFFVMARFFHRVVPVSRDIMTLFVSDLGFCAERISVIPNGVELPVLPDRAEDVDVVTLGSSGRLFPVKDYPLMVRVVKEIGAAEKVRALLAGEGPERSRIERGIAENDLEGAFRLVGHLDAMDDFYRGLDIYLNTSVHEGIPMTILEAMAHGLPVIAPAVGGIPEIIEDGVEGFLVAERSPKKYAEKCLLLIRDSRLRRRMGAAARQRVETCFSAAAMAAEYATLYRRMNSTAETAIVGDVSDRSAV from the coding sequence GTGATATCGGGCGACCTGTGGGCCGGCGCCGAGGTGATGGCTTGTCACCTGTTGCGGCATCTGCAGAATGAGCCGGGGATCGCGTTGCGGGTTGTTCTGCTCAACCGGGGGCGCTTGGCTGATGAGTTGCGTTCCGCCGGTATCACGGTTGATGTTGTCGAAGAAAACAACCTGTCGTTCCGGCAGCTTGTCTGTTCCATTCACGCTCTTCTGAAAGCCGCTCCGCCGCACATTCTGCATTCTCATCGCTACAAGGAAAACCTGGTCGTGTTCCTTGTCTCCAGGCGGTTGTCGGGGGTACGTCTGGTCGCTTCGCAGCATGGACTCCCCGAGACACCGGGGGGGCATTCCGGTTGGCGGCACAGAATCAAGTCGAGGATCAACTTCTTTGTCATGGCCCGCTTTTTCCACCGGGTCGTCCCGGTTTCCCGGGACATCATGACCCTTTTTGTCAGTGACCTCGGTTTTTGTGCGGAGCGAATCAGCGTGATTCCCAATGGTGTTGAGCTGCCGGTATTGCCGGACCGGGCGGAGGACGTTGACGTCGTGACGCTGGGATCTTCAGGGAGGTTGTTTCCGGTCAAGGATTATCCCCTGATGGTCCGGGTGGTCAAAGAGATCGGTGCCGCCGAGAAGGTCCGCGCGCTTCTGGCGGGTGAGGGGCCGGAGCGAAGCCGCATCGAACGCGGCATCGCGGAAAACGACCTGGAGGGTGCCTTCCGGCTGGTCGGTCACCTGGATGCCATGGACGATTTTTATCGCGGGCTCGATATCTATCTCAATACCTCGGTGCATGAAGGCATACCGATGACCATCCTCGAGGCCATGGCTCATGGTCTGCCGGTGATTGCCCCCGCGGTCGGCGGCATTCCGGAAATCATCGAGGATGGCGTTGAAGGGTTCCTGGTTGCCGAGCGTTCGCCGAAAAAATATGCCGAGAAATGTCTGCTGCTGATCCGCGATTCACGGTTGCGCAGGCGGATGGGGGCGGCCGCCCGCCAGAGAGTCGAGACCTGTTTTTCGGCTGCCGCGATGGCTGCCGAATACGCGACCTTGTATCGAAGGATGAACAGTACAGCCGAAACGGCGATCGTCGGAGATGTCTCTGATAGGTCCGCCGTCTGA
- a CDS encoding glycosyltransferase family 2 protein, whose product MLILFYGSIFMIAFAYFGYPLSLLLLSRFRSRPVARRAIAPSVTLIITVFNEEARIRPKLENTLALDYPREKLQVLVASDGSTDATNSIVESYRDRGIELLPVRTRGGKENAQKEAVEQARGDVLVFSDVATMLDPEGLRKMVANFADPAVGCVSSVDRVLDKEGRPGGEGAYVRYEMWLRSLESSVHSLVGLSGSFFAARREVCSDFSADMQSDFRTLLNSMRLGLRGVSDPQVVGYYLDVADQRREFDRKVRTVLRGLTVFFRNLEFLNPRRYGFFSYQYFCHKLLRWLVPLFMATALISNLWLASGSVFYSLLFCVHFGCYLAVGWSWWRRALPVWTPLKIPVYFVVVNAAILLAWWRYLGGRRQVMWTPSQR is encoded by the coding sequence ATGCTGATCCTGTTTTACGGTTCCATTTTCATGATTGCCTTTGCCTACTTCGGCTATCCGTTGTCGCTTCTGCTGTTGTCACGGTTCCGTTCCCGACCGGTGGCGCGGCGGGCGATCGCGCCTTCCGTCACCCTGATCATCACTGTCTTCAACGAGGAGGCGCGCATTCGTCCCAAGCTGGAGAATACCCTCGCTCTTGACTACCCGCGAGAAAAACTGCAGGTCCTGGTCGCCTCCGACGGCTCGACCGACGCGACCAACAGCATTGTCGAAAGCTACCGTGATCGGGGGATTGAACTGCTTCCGGTCAGAACCCGCGGCGGCAAGGAGAATGCCCAGAAAGAGGCCGTTGAGCAGGCGCGGGGGGATGTGCTGGTCTTTTCCGATGTCGCGACCATGCTTGATCCGGAGGGATTGCGGAAGATGGTCGCCAACTTCGCCGACCCCGCCGTCGGCTGCGTCAGCAGCGTTGACCGGGTGCTGGACAAGGAAGGGCGTCCCGGCGGTGAGGGAGCCTATGTCCGCTACGAGATGTGGCTGCGTTCGCTGGAATCTTCGGTGCATTCCCTGGTCGGTCTGAGCGGGTCCTTCTTCGCCGCCAGGCGGGAGGTCTGCAGCGATTTTTCCGCCGACATGCAGAGCGATTTCCGCACCCTGCTGAACAGCATGCGCCTGGGACTCAGGGGGGTGAGTGACCCGCAGGTGGTCGGCTATTACCTTGATGTCGCTGACCAGCGCCGGGAATTCGACCGCAAGGTGCGCACGGTGCTGCGGGGGCTGACGGTCTTTTTTCGCAACCTTGAATTTCTCAACCCCCGGCGCTACGGTTTTTTCTCCTACCAGTATTTTTGCCACAAGCTGCTGCGCTGGCTGGTTCCGCTGTTCATGGCGACGGCCCTGATTTCAAACCTCTGGCTGGCCTCGGGGTCGGTCTTTTACAGCCTGCTGTTCTGCGTCCACTTCGGTTGCTACCTGGCTGTCGGATGGAGCTGGTGGCGCCGGGCCCTGCCGGTCTGGACGCCATTGAAGATTCCCGTTTATTTCGTGGTTGTCAATGCCGCCATCCTGCTGGCCTGGTGGCGGTACCTCGGTGGTCGGCGACAGGTCATGTGGACCCCGTCACAACGGTGA
- a CDS encoding O-antigen ligase family protein, whose amino-acid sequence MSERQSLAGSLKLICSGFRHQHAAFILTCIYLIFEYNRPQQVYPVLNFLPWGKVLLLLGALFAFADRDTGAPPAQAVRPMSLFAVCVLLSTLFAFSPGTAVNDWMMFFSWMFVVLLLTSVVNSRSRLFLFMTVYFLANLKMAQHGFRSWAMGGFGFSGWGVTGSPGWFQNSGEFSLQMVVFLPLVFSYIAFFRRRWSVGVRLFFYLLAVMAVGSIIASGSRGAILGLAMVGLWCLLFSRQRVKALILVVLLGILISLVMPAGFKARFDTVGKDKTSLARLTYWQAGVSAVGKHPWTGVGFRNWTVWVRDEHPELMKKVGTTLHAEVIHNTYLEAAVELGLPGLAVYLLLLLQVFFSNLKTARVARLLDDRFLESTARGLNGGLLGFLAPSYFMSVLYYPYVWMFLVLSVSCSVVCGRMSREKRLAAAPAMAAGSVPGGRGVV is encoded by the coding sequence GTGTCCGAACGGCAATCCCTTGCCGGTTCGCTGAAATTGATCTGCAGCGGGTTCCGGCATCAGCATGCCGCCTTCATCCTGACGTGTATTTACCTGATTTTTGAATACAACCGGCCGCAGCAGGTTTATCCGGTACTCAACTTCCTGCCCTGGGGGAAGGTGCTGCTGCTGCTCGGGGCATTGTTTGCTTTTGCCGACCGGGATACCGGCGCGCCTCCCGCCCAAGCGGTGCGGCCCATGTCTCTCTTTGCGGTCTGTGTGTTGCTGTCGACTCTGTTCGCTTTTTCTCCGGGGACCGCCGTCAATGACTGGATGATGTTTTTCAGCTGGATGTTCGTGGTGCTGCTGCTCACCAGCGTGGTCAACAGCCGGTCACGACTGTTCCTGTTTATGACGGTCTATTTTCTCGCCAACCTGAAAATGGCTCAGCACGGATTTCGTTCCTGGGCCATGGGCGGTTTCGGGTTCTCCGGGTGGGGGGTGACGGGGTCGCCGGGGTGGTTTCAGAATTCCGGTGAATTCAGCCTGCAGATGGTGGTTTTTCTGCCCCTGGTTTTTTCCTATATCGCGTTTTTCCGTCGCCGGTGGTCGGTCGGGGTGCGCCTGTTCTTCTATCTTTTGGCGGTGATGGCCGTCGGCTCGATTATCGCCTCCGGATCGCGCGGAGCCATCCTCGGCCTGGCCATGGTCGGTCTGTGGTGCCTGCTCTTTTCGCGTCAGCGGGTCAAGGCCCTTATCCTGGTGGTCCTGCTGGGGATCCTGATCAGCCTGGTGATGCCGGCCGGTTTCAAAGCCCGTTTTGACACTGTGGGCAAAGATAAGACGTCTCTTGCGCGGCTGACTTACTGGCAGGCTGGAGTCAGCGCCGTGGGGAAGCATCCATGGACCGGGGTCGGTTTCCGCAACTGGACGGTCTGGGTTCGTGACGAGCATCCGGAGTTGATGAAAAAGGTCGGGACCACTCTGCACGCGGAGGTCATCCACAACACCTACCTTGAGGCGGCGGTCGAACTGGGCCTGCCGGGGCTGGCGGTTTACCTGCTGCTGTTGCTGCAGGTGTTTTTCTCCAACCTGAAGACCGCACGGGTTGCCCGGCTGCTGGATGATCGTTTTCTTGAATCCACGGCCAGGGGGCTGAACGGCGGACTGCTCGGGTTCCTCGCGCCAAGCTATTTCATGTCGGTGCTTTATTATCCCTATGTCTGGATGTTTCTGGTGTTGTCCGTCAGCTGTTCAGTTGTCTGCGGGCGGATGTCTCGCGAAAAACGACTGGCGGCTGCTCCCGCGATGGCGGCCGGGTCAGTGCCCGGCGGCAGGGGGGTGGTATGA
- a CDS encoding glycosyltransferase, which produces MILHLIETGGPGGAEQMLLRLAEEYRRRGIEQMVCLRKEGWLAGEVRRRNLPLVISPLGRLPDLAWLRRMRGIALEKGVSGIHAHEFAMNVRGGLLASRLRVPCVATVHGRGYFDQKRSRRLAYRVTSRLAGLVAVSEDIRQQLIASGVSPKRVRVLANGVDVGRFAFDPEKRRRVRAGFGFTDQDVLLGSVGSYYPVKGHRHLVTAMKTLAETFSRVRLVLAGQGPLAEDLRKQAAGLGLTSRVQVTGYVEDTVGLLSALDLFVLPSLSEGQPLALLEAGANGRCIVASRVGGVPEILTDRENALLVEPGSADLLAQALAHLIANRSERERLGANAERTIRCHWSIRSVADRYLELLLPDPDLKKSGLEQARD; this is translated from the coding sequence GTGATTCTGCATCTGATAGAAACAGGTGGACCGGGGGGCGCCGAGCAGATGTTGCTGCGGCTGGCGGAGGAATACCGTCGGCGGGGAATCGAGCAGATGGTCTGCCTGCGTAAAGAGGGCTGGCTGGCCGGAGAGGTTCGGCGCCGCAATCTGCCCCTGGTCATCAGTCCTCTCGGGCGCCTGCCCGATCTTGCCTGGTTGCGGCGGATGCGCGGGATCGCCCTCGAGAAAGGGGTCTCCGGGATTCACGCGCATGAATTTGCCATGAATGTCCGTGGCGGACTGTTGGCCTCCCGGTTGCGCGTCCCCTGCGTGGCAACGGTACACGGTCGGGGCTATTTCGATCAGAAGAGGAGCCGTCGTCTTGCTTACCGGGTGACCAGCCGTCTGGCCGGTCTGGTAGCGGTTTCAGAGGATATCCGGCAACAGCTGATCGCGTCGGGGGTGTCTCCGAAACGGGTCAGGGTGCTTGCCAACGGCGTCGATGTCGGACGGTTTGCTTTTGATCCGGAAAAACGCAGGCGGGTCCGGGCCGGGTTCGGATTTACGGACCAGGATGTCCTGCTGGGAAGCGTCGGCAGTTATTACCCGGTCAAGGGGCATCGACATCTCGTGACCGCGATGAAGACGCTGGCCGAAACCTTCAGCCGGGTGCGGCTGGTGCTGGCGGGACAGGGACCGCTGGCTGAAGACCTGCGGAAACAGGCGGCGGGGCTCGGACTGACGTCCAGGGTGCAGGTCACAGGTTATGTCGAAGATACCGTCGGGCTGTTGAGCGCCCTTGATCTGTTTGTGCTGCCATCCCTGTCCGAAGGACAGCCGCTGGCGTTGCTGGAGGCGGGGGCCAACGGCCGCTGCATTGTCGCTTCCCGCGTCGGCGGGGTGCCGGAAATCCTCACTGATCGGGAGAACGCGCTGCTGGTCGAGCCAGGCAGTGCGGATCTGCTGGCCCAGGCCCTGGCGCACCTGATTGCGAACAGGTCAGAGCGGGAGCGCCTGGGCGCAAACGCGGAGCGTACCATCCGCTGTCACTGGTCGATCCGCTCGGTGGCGGACCGCTACCTCGAACTGCTGTTGCCGGATCCTGATCTGAAAAAAAGCGGTCTTGAGCAGGCCCGGGATTGA